The following is a genomic window from Hymenobacter sp. APR13.
CCGATTTGCCGCTGATGCGCCTCACGCCCTGCCACGCCCTGTTCCAGTTCTACGTGGCCGACGGCCGCCTCAGCTGCCAGCTCTATCAGCGCTCCGCCGACGTGTTCCTGGGCGTGCCCTTCAACATTGCCAGCTACGCCCTGCTCACGCTCATGATGGCCCAGGTCACCAGCCTGGAGCCCGGCGAGTTCATCTGGACCGGCGGCGACACCCACCTATACAGCAACCACCTAGAGCAGGCCCGCCTGCAGCTCACCCGGGAGCCTCGCCCGCTGCCCACCATGCGCCTGAACCCCGCCGTGCAGGACATCTTTGCCTTCCAGTACGACGACTTCACCTTGGAAAACTACGACCCCTGGCCCGCCATCAAGGCTCCGGTAGCTGTGTAGCATCCTGGAGTTGCTAGTATGTATAGATGTCACTGGCTCTGCGGCAGACAGCTTGTTGGCCCACGGCACTTGCGTTGTTTAGAAAAGTTCCGTCAGATAGTTTTTTTTAGCTCAATCTGAGAATCTTTAAATCTAAAAACAGGAATGGGGTCGTAAGTACCGGCATGATGGCTACGCTACTTCATGTTAATTACACCCCGCCGATGAATGCGCCCGTTGCGGGCTTGTCGCAGCAGCACCGGGCCTGGGTGGCGCTGTATTCACTCCAAACGAGCTTTTTGAGCCGTCGGGATGTGCTGGCGGAGAACAACGTGACGGAGGCTGATCTAGCTGCGCATACGCCGAGTTGGTTGCGGCTGCAGGAGCGGAGTGCATTACGGCGCCGGTAGGGAAATTTTCAATACGGGAAATAGGATGATTTGCATTTGGCCACCAAATCCGGCGGCCAAATGGGTTGCGTATCTGAGGTATGCTATATCTCTCTACAATACCCATTTATGCCATGGCTCTGCCCGGTCGCCAGACCCCGCCAAATCCTGCGCTTAGCCGCCGCCACCGTGCCTGGATTGCGCTATACGTGCTCGACAGCACTCATTGTGACCGGCGTGAGGTGTTGCGCCAGAACGATGTTACGGAAGATGATTTGCAGGAATTCTTCGACAGCTGGTTTCAATTGCGAGGCCGTGTAGCCGAGGCAACAGCATAAGCTCTATGTGAGGTTACGGGTAGACTGCTTTTGCCTTTTTATTGAAGTGTGATTATTTTGATATTGCATAGTGCGCTACAGGCAAAATGCTTTGGCATAGCGGAGAGTCATTGAAGCAATAAAACAGCAGTGAGTTTCTGCTGAAAGCATGGCAACGCAGACAGGGAACAGCAAGGCTACTAACGCTCCGCCTTCTGTAGCCGCCGAAGCAGCGGGTGCGCCACCGAGTCGAATAATTGGCCGTGGATTGCCTGCACGGGCCTGATGCCGGCAATATTGGCCGTAAATACCGCTTCGGCCCGCAATAGTTCCGCAGGCTGATATACCCCTTCCTGCCAGGAAACCCCCAATGAAGCCGCCACCCCCCGCAGGTGGGCCAGTCGGGTCCCGGCTATGCCCCCGGCGGCTTCGGCCGGCACGTAGAGAATGCCCGCCCGAACCCAGCCAACGCAAGCCGCTACCGTTTCGGCCACGTAGCCCTCGTGCGAGAGCAGAATGACCTCATCCAGTCCGCGCCGCTGCCGCTCCTGCGCCGCCAATACGTACGTGAGGGCATTGGGGCCTTTGCAGAACGACACCGCCGAGGCGTGCGTGCGCACGGTTTCCGCGAAGTCGCACTGCTGAATGGGCGTTTCCAGGGCCGTGAAGGGCTGGGTGGTCAACAGCCAGTCGGTTTGCGGGGTGGTGGGGGCGTAGAGGCCGCCGCCGCTGCGCCAGAGCTGCAGCCGGATGCGCTGCAGCGGCTCTGGGGCAGTAGCGGCCAGCTGCCGCACGGTGGTGGTGAGAGTGGCGCCGGTAGCCAGGGTGGCGGGCAACTGTAGGCCCAGGGCGGCGGCTGCCCGCTGCATGCGCGCTAGGTGATGGGGGAGGTAGCGCAGGCCGGTCGGTTCCCACACCAGCGTTTCGAAGAAGCCGTCGTTGAAGTACAGGCCCCGGTTGGGCAGCGGCAGGCGCACCGCGTCGGCCGGCAGTAGCTCGCCGTTATAAAGCACCATCATACCCGCAAAGAAAGCAGCCCCGGCCGGAACCAGCAGGGCAAGCCGGTTCTAGGCTTCTGCTTGCACCCATGCATCGGTCACCAGACTGCTCCATTTGGCGTGTCTGTGGGTCCTTAGGCTCCCGCTTGGTAAAAAAACAGATTTATTTCCTGGTTGGTAAGGCGCTGAAAACTTGCGGTTCCGGCCGAAAATGCAGGTTTTCCGGCGTAAGGTTCCCCGTGGAACATTTTGGCGTTCCACGATTTTTAGCTACTGTTTTTAAGTGCTATAACAGCCCAAACCGTTTGCCCGGCAGCGCCTTCAGCACGCTCCTAAACTCCAGCCCCAGCAGCAGCGACGCCACCTGGTGCACCGGCTGCTGCGCTTTCCAGGCCAGCGTGTCGAGGTGTTCCTCGCGGCCTGGAGCGGCTTGCAGCACCAGCAGCAGCTGTAGTTCCTCGGGTGTGAAATCCAGCGGGTCGTAGGTGGCGGGGCTTTTGGGCTTGCCGGTGAGGTGCAGGGCCAGGTCCCAGTTGAGCAGCTGCTCGATGTCGGCGGGCTCGGAGTAGAGGGCGGCGCGGTTGGTTTTAATCAGGTCGTGGCAGCCTTCGGAGGCGGGGGAGCCCAGCGGGCCGGGCACGGCCAGCACGTCCCGGTCGTAGCCCAGGGCCAGGTCGGCGGTTATCAGGGCCCCGCCTTTGCGGGCGGCTTCCACCACCACGGTCCCATCGGAGAGGCCGGCAATGATGCGGTTGCGGCTGGGGAAGTTGTACTTGTCGGGCTGGGTGCCGAAGGGGAATTCGGTGAGCAGGCCGCCCTGCGTAAGCATCTTCTCGGCGGTTTTGCGGTGCACGGCCGGGTAGAGCACGTCCAGGCCGGTGGCCATCACGCCCACGGTTTCCAGGCCTTCCTGCAGGGCAGCCCGGTGGGCCGCAATGTCGATGCCGTAGGCCAGGCCACTGACGATGAGTGGTTTGTGAGAGGCTACGACTTTGATGAGCCGCTCGGTTTGCTCGCGGCCGTAGTCGGTGGCCTGGCGGGTGCCTACCAGGGCCAGGGTTTTGGGCTGGTTGAGGTCGGCAGTGCCTTGGTAGTAGAGTAGGGCGGGAGCGTCAGGAATCTGCTTGAGGCGGGCCGGAAATTGCTTGCTTGTGTAGAACAGCAGCTGCACGCCATCCTTCTCCGCCCGGCGCAGACTGGCCTCGGCCTGCCGCAACGCGTTGCCACGCTCCGCCCCGGTAAGAATAGCCGCCGTAGCCGGCCCCACGCCCGGAATCTTGAGCAGCTTGCCCGGCGGCAGGTGCAATACGTTCCGGGCCGAGCCCCCGTAGCTCATCAGTTGTCGCGTCAGCTGCGGCCCGATGTTGGGGAACAGCGTCAGGGCGACTTCGTGGAGGAGAGTATCGTTAAAATCAGTGGGCATCAAATAACTGGATAGCAGTTATAAATAGCTTGTCGGAATGTTTTTCAACTGCTCCGGTAAACTCCAATTCTGCGGTTTAAATCTTGGCTCTACAAATTCGCCGCCAGCAGCTAACCAGGTTTTGCGGTAAGCTAGTGCACTCTCCACTGTGTAGTCTTCATAGCCATGTTCTACATTACAACATGGGCAGAGGGAGTAGGAAGGCTCATTTCCAGTAGCGCCATAGGGATTATCATCGTTAGCAAGCCCACAGATGCGGCAAAACTGGACTGAATCAGACATTGGCTAGCAGCATTATCAAGAAATTTGTACGGATATGAGTAGGATCGTTCGCTCAGCATGACAGGCAGATTTACCCCTGCTGCGCCTTCCCAATAGCGTCCAGTTCCTTCTTCATTGTCACCATGAACTTGCGGATTTTCTCCAGGCTCTGGATGACGTCGATTTTCTCCTTGAGCTGGGGGCCTTTCTGCTTGAGCATGTCGCGGGCGCCGGGGATGGTGTAGCCACGCTCCTTCACCAGGTGGTAAATCGTGCGGAAAATGTCCACGTCCTGGGGCGTGTAGAGGCGGTTACCCTTCTTGCTTTTGCGCGGCCGTAGCTCCTCAAACTCCGTCTCCCAGAACCGGATCAGCGACGGGGCCACGTTGAACTGGGCCGCCACCTCGCCGATGGTGAAGTACTGCTTCTCGATTTCGCGGTCTTTGTAGGGCATAAGGCGGGCAGTAGCGCGAAGCCTTTGCTTCGCGTATATCTGGAACGGGAAAAGCAGCGGCAGAGTAGACAATACG
Proteins encoded in this region:
- a CDS encoding aminotransferase class IV, producing the protein MMVLYNGELLPADAVRLPLPNRGLYFNDGFFETLVWEPTGLRYLPHHLARMQRAAAALGLQLPATLATGATLTTTVRQLAATAPEPLQRIRLQLWRSGGGLYAPTTPQTDWLLTTQPFTALETPIQQCDFAETVRTHASAVSFCKGPNALTYVLAAQERQRRGLDEVILLSHEGYVAETVAACVGWVRAGILYVPAEAAGGIAGTRLAHLRGVAASLGVSWQEGVYQPAELLRAEAVFTANIAGIRPVQAIHGQLFDSVAHPLLRRLQKAER
- the dprA gene encoding DNA-processing protein DprA, with translation MPTDFNDTLLHEVALTLFPNIGPQLTRQLMSYGGSARNVLHLPPGKLLKIPGVGPATAAILTGAERGNALRQAEASLRRAEKDGVQLLFYTSKQFPARLKQIPDAPALLYYQGTADLNQPKTLALVGTRQATDYGREQTERLIKVVASHKPLIVSGLAYGIDIAAHRAALQEGLETVGVMATGLDVLYPAVHRKTAEKMLTQGGLLTEFPFGTQPDKYNFPSRNRIIAGLSDGTVVVEAARKGGALITADLALGYDRDVLAVPGPLGSPASEGCHDLIKTNRAALYSEPADIEQLLNWDLALHLTGKPKSPATYDPLDFTPEELQLLLVLQAAPGREEHLDTLAWKAQQPVHQVASLLLGLEFRSVLKALPGKRFGLL
- a CDS encoding MerR family transcriptional regulator, giving the protein MPYKDREIEKQYFTIGEVAAQFNVAPSLIRFWETEFEELRPRKSKKGNRLYTPQDVDIFRTIYHLVKERGYTIPGARDMLKQKGPQLKEKIDVIQSLEKIRKFMVTMKKELDAIGKAQQG